A single window of Chitinophaga sp. XS-30 DNA harbors:
- a CDS encoding anhydro-N-acetylmuramic acid kinase: MQHLNTNMARLLGIAGKPSRLVIGLMSGTSVDGLDVALCRFSGTGMDTGIELLEFETVPYGEDYKGEIRSVFSKRNVDLEKVCLLNGWVALAHARIILSCLRRWKRSPEEIDLIASHGQTIFHAPKTLHKQTKFGNATLQIGDGDHMAVETGIVTVSDFRQKHVAAGGEGAPLAAYGDFLIFSKKEENRIMLNIGGIANFTFLPGSLQADEVFCTDTGSGNTLMDAFIQRYYPGKYFDENAEVASKGQANTALLTVLKDHPFFAHPFPKTTGPELFNLAYLEQAQEKSGTTGISNEDVMATLSRFSAETIAAAIKTVVKDPAEFRFYVSGGGMHNPLLMQHLAALLPECTFKSTKELHINPDAKEAVLFAVLANEMICGGKVSFGKGRNGIPNVSMGKLSFPA; this comes from the coding sequence ATGCAGCATCTCAATACCAACATGGCCCGTTTGCTGGGCATCGCAGGCAAGCCTTCCCGGCTGGTGATCGGTTTGATGTCAGGCACTTCGGTGGATGGGCTGGATGTAGCGCTTTGCAGGTTTTCCGGTACCGGTATGGACACGGGGATTGAATTGCTGGAATTTGAAACGGTGCCTTACGGTGAAGATTATAAAGGGGAGATCCGCAGCGTGTTCTCCAAAAGGAATGTTGACCTGGAAAAGGTTTGCCTGCTGAACGGATGGGTGGCGCTGGCGCATGCGCGGATCATATTATCGTGCCTCCGGCGATGGAAAAGGTCTCCGGAGGAGATAGACCTGATCGCCAGTCACGGACAAACGATCTTTCACGCCCCGAAAACCCTGCATAAGCAGACAAAATTCGGGAACGCTACGCTGCAGATAGGGGATGGCGATCATATGGCGGTAGAAACAGGCATTGTTACCGTAAGCGACTTCAGGCAGAAGCATGTAGCAGCCGGAGGAGAAGGTGCTCCCCTGGCCGCTTATGGCGATTTTCTCATCTTCTCCAAAAAAGAGGAGAACCGGATCATGCTGAACATCGGCGGGATCGCCAATTTCACGTTCCTTCCCGGCAGCCTCCAGGCCGATGAAGTATTCTGCACCGATACCGGTTCCGGCAATACACTGATGGACGCTTTCATCCAGCGGTACTATCCGGGTAAATATTTTGATGAAAATGCGGAAGTAGCATCAAAAGGCCAGGCGAATACCGCGCTGCTCACTGTATTGAAGGACCATCCGTTCTTCGCGCATCCCTTCCCGAAAACCACCGGCCCGGAACTGTTCAACCTGGCTTACCTGGAGCAGGCGCAGGAGAAGTCCGGCACTACCGGCATCAGCAATGAGGATGTTATGGCCACGCTCAGCCGTTTTTCCGCGGAAACCATTGCTGCGGCCATTAAAACCGTAGTGAAAGACCCGGCGGAATTCCGGTTCTATGTCAGCGGAGGTGGCATGCATAATCCGCTGCTGATGCAGCACCTCGCCGCATTATTACCGGAATGCACATTTAAAAGCACGAAGGAGCTGCATATCAACCCGGATGCAAAAGAGGCGGTGCTGTTCGCCGTACTGGCCAATGAAATGATATGCGGGGGAAAGGTCAGCTTCGGCAAAGGCAGGAACGGCATCCCGAATGTATCGATGGGCAAATTGAGTTTTCCGGCGTAA
- a CDS encoding DeoR/GlpR family DNA-binding transcription regulator: MLKKERQSFILRQVNLHNKVLSVDLSQQMDVSEDTIRRDLNEMAEQGKLIKVHGGALSKSFHLSIASDNVYALSSKKHIAMKASRLIKDGMFVLTTGGTTIIELAKALPPELSATFITVSLPAAYEYIHHPNIEVIFLGDRISKSSQISIGGSVVSRIKGIRADLCFLGINAIDVQHGITDNDWEVVEVKKAMIESSERVVSLAIAEKLDTAQRIKVCDITRISTLITELEPGDRVLKPYRDTGIEIL; encoded by the coding sequence ATGTTAAAAAAGGAACGGCAATCATTTATCCTCCGTCAGGTGAATTTGCACAACAAGGTGCTGTCTGTAGACCTGAGCCAGCAGATGGACGTGTCTGAAGATACGATCCGCCGCGATCTGAACGAAATGGCCGAACAGGGCAAGCTGATCAAAGTACATGGCGGCGCCCTTTCCAAGTCCTTCCACCTCTCTATTGCTTCCGATAACGTATATGCTTTAAGCAGCAAGAAACATATTGCCATGAAGGCAAGCCGGCTTATTAAAGACGGCATGTTTGTGCTGACCACCGGGGGTACGACCATCATCGAGCTGGCGAAGGCGCTTCCGCCTGAATTGTCCGCTACCTTCATTACGGTAAGCCTTCCGGCTGCTTATGAATACATCCATCATCCCAATATTGAAGTGATCTTTCTGGGAGACCGGATATCCAAAAGTTCGCAGATCTCTATTGGCGGCAGTGTGGTGTCCCGCATTAAAGGGATCAGGGCTGATCTGTGTTTTCTGGGCATCAATGCCATCGATGTGCAGCATGGTATCACGGATAACGACTGGGAAGTGGTGGAAGTAAAAAAGGCCATGATAGAATCCTCCGAGCGGGTAGTCTCGCTGGCTATTGCCGAAAAGCTGGATACGGCGCAACGGATCAAGGTCTGCGATATTACGCGCATCAGTACATTGATCACGGAGCTGGAGCCGGGTGACCGCGTGCTGAAGCCGTATAGAGACACCGGTATTGAGATCTTGTAA
- a CDS encoding SusC/RagA family TonB-linked outer membrane protein, with protein MKKSLWLWQRHWKFASIVFMLQLVSLLALAQVRISGKVTGEDGEPLPSIAVQVRNTVNGAYTDIKGEYVINANLKDGSYILVFTGLGLKPQERTFQVGNTKTFTFSVQLAEDILGLNEVIVTGTSVATSKKQLGNAVSTVSAKDIQYSAATGIDGALQGKVAGAQITQNSGNPAGGISVRLRGPSTIVGSSDPLYIVDGVIINNDSRQLIDLGGYAQNRLVDINPADIERIEVIKGAAAAAIYGSRANNGVVQIFTKRGKTGKPQISFSTQFKTNSLRKKLPYNEYPFRFNNNDVNDLSQTAVTRYDYQDKIFSTGIGTDNSLSVSGGTDETKYYVGISSLYNEGIIENTNFSRNGLRINVSQKLNKIFTLSAGVNYTMSSSREIPNGGIQEAYGALTGFIFSNNYVNPDKDPVTGVYPSTAPIAILRRTNPLEAIERFDFRQKVNRFMGNVQLNAKPVDGLNIDYIIGLDNYTQTATGYIPPKNTTPSYNGGLSRRADATVLQMNNDLNISYRRKLNSWLESTTGLGGTIQYDRAYTFGATAQQLGSFGQTINNGVTLATELRTERSIMGAFLQQTFAISDKLYVTGAARVDASSVYGKENRWQYFPKVSGSYILSEEDFWKNSGLADAMPSFKLRAAWGASGNLTAIGVYDRFTSYTPVIYDGTAGYAAPSLLGNFNVMPERQREIELGADISFLKDRISLEFTYYNKDVDDLILGRTLAPSTGFLSRFINIGTMTNKGFEFMLKGVPVQTKDLTWISTLSYVNNKNVINGVEGNGVLPFSGGFGQVAAVNGYPLGAFYSTFFARNDDGSFLLDARGLPQRERGVQGPNGTYTAQRDANGQPSGAILSKVIGDPNPKHVVSWINEFNYKKFSFRMQWDGMLGFDVFNFTRRVGDNQNYGGLQGYEAELKGDVIKGTSGALFSIFENWIEKGDFVKLRELAASYLITPKAGKLRDIRLTLSGRNLLSIDNYSGYDPEVNAAGQDNAVRGFDFVEVPLPRTFQLGVNVNF; from the coding sequence ATGAAAAAAAGTCTATGGCTATGGCAGAGACATTGGAAGTTCGCTTCTATTGTCTTTATGCTGCAACTTGTGTCCCTTCTCGCCCTGGCACAGGTTCGCATTTCCGGTAAAGTAACCGGAGAAGACGGGGAACCGCTTCCGTCTATTGCCGTGCAGGTCCGTAACACCGTCAATGGTGCATACACGGATATAAAAGGGGAATATGTCATCAATGCCAATCTGAAAGACGGGAGTTACATCCTTGTTTTTACGGGATTAGGTTTAAAGCCGCAGGAAAGGACTTTCCAGGTGGGCAATACAAAAACATTCACTTTTAGCGTACAGCTTGCAGAGGATATCCTTGGGCTGAACGAAGTGATCGTCACCGGTACCAGTGTGGCCACTTCGAAGAAACAACTGGGCAACGCCGTGTCTACCGTATCTGCCAAAGATATTCAGTACAGTGCGGCAACCGGTATCGATGGAGCTTTGCAGGGCAAGGTGGCTGGTGCGCAGATCACTCAGAACTCCGGTAACCCGGCGGGCGGTATCAGCGTGCGGCTGAGGGGACCGAGCACCATCGTGGGTTCATCCGACCCCCTGTATATTGTGGACGGTGTGATCATAAACAATGATTCCCGCCAGCTGATAGACCTTGGCGGTTATGCGCAGAACAGGCTGGTGGACATCAATCCGGCGGACATCGAAAGGATAGAAGTGATCAAAGGCGCCGCTGCCGCCGCGATCTACGGATCACGGGCGAACAACGGCGTCGTGCAGATATTTACCAAACGCGGGAAAACGGGGAAACCGCAGATATCTTTTTCCACCCAGTTCAAAACGAACAGCCTGCGCAAGAAACTGCCTTATAACGAATATCCTTTCCGGTTCAATAATAACGACGTCAATGATCTTTCGCAAACAGCCGTGACGCGTTATGACTACCAGGACAAAATATTCAGCACCGGCATCGGTACCGATAACTCGCTTTCCGTGTCCGGCGGCACAGATGAAACCAAGTATTATGTAGGCATATCCAGCCTGTATAACGAAGGGATCATCGAAAACACCAACTTTTCCCGGAACGGCCTTCGCATAAATGTTTCGCAGAAGCTGAATAAAATATTCACGCTTTCCGCCGGTGTCAACTACACGATGAGCAGCAGCCGCGAGATACCAAATGGCGGTATTCAGGAGGCATATGGCGCGCTGACGGGTTTTATCTTTTCCAATAACTATGTAAATCCGGATAAAGACCCGGTAACCGGTGTATATCCTTCTACTGCGCCAATTGCCATTCTCCGCAGAACGAATCCGCTGGAGGCGATCGAGCGGTTTGATTTCCGCCAGAAAGTGAACCGCTTCATGGGTAATGTGCAGCTGAATGCCAAACCGGTGGACGGGCTGAACATTGATTACATCATCGGTCTGGACAACTACACACAGACCGCTACCGGATACATCCCGCCGAAGAACACAACGCCCAGTTACAACGGCGGTTTGTCCCGCCGGGCGGATGCGACAGTTTTACAGATGAACAATGACCTGAATATCAGCTACCGCAGGAAACTGAACAGCTGGCTGGAATCCACTACCGGATTGGGTGGAACCATTCAATATGACAGGGCGTACACGTTCGGCGCCACCGCTCAGCAGCTTGGGTCGTTCGGGCAGACGATCAACAACGGGGTTACGCTGGCCACGGAACTACGCACCGAAAGGTCTATCATGGGTGCTTTCCTGCAGCAGACCTTTGCCATTTCCGATAAGCTGTATGTAACCGGTGCTGCGAGGGTGGATGCTTCTTCTGTTTACGGGAAGGAGAACCGCTGGCAGTATTTCCCGAAAGTAAGCGGCTCTTACATCCTCTCCGAAGAAGATTTCTGGAAAAATTCCGGCCTGGCGGACGCGATGCCTTCTTTCAAGCTGCGTGCAGCCTGGGGCGCATCCGGCAACCTGACAGCGATTGGTGTATATGACCGTTTTACCTCCTATACGCCTGTTATATATGATGGAACTGCCGGTTATGCTGCGCCTTCGTTGTTGGGCAACTTCAATGTAATGCCGGAGAGACAAAGGGAAATAGAGCTCGGTGCAGATATCAGCTTCCTGAAAGACAGGATAAGCCTGGAGTTTACCTATTATAACAAAGATGTGGATGATCTGATCCTTGGGCGCACACTGGCACCCAGCACCGGTTTCCTGAGCCGTTTTATCAATATCGGTACAATGACGAACAAAGGTTTCGAGTTTATGCTGAAAGGGGTGCCGGTACAAACGAAAGATCTTACCTGGATATCCACCCTCAGCTATGTGAACAACAAGAACGTGATCAACGGCGTGGAAGGTAATGGTGTATTGCCATTTTCCGGAGGATTCGGGCAGGTTGCGGCTGTGAACGGCTATCCGCTGGGTGCTTTCTACAGCACTTTCTTTGCCCGCAACGATGATGGGTCGTTCTTGCTGGATGCAAGAGGACTGCCGCAGCGGGAAAGAGGCGTGCAGGGCCCTAACGGCACCTACACCGCCCAGCGCGATGCCAACGGGCAACCCAGCGGCGCTATTCTGAGCAAAGTGATCGGTGACCCGAACCCGAAACATGTTGTATCCTGGATCAATGAATTCAACTACAAAAAATTCAGCTTCAGGATGCAGTGGGATGGCATGCTTGGCTTTGACGTATTCAACTTCACCCGGCGCGTGGGAGATAACCAGAACTACGGAGGCCTGCAGGGATATGAAGCCGAGCTGAAAGGTGATGTGATCAAAGGTACCAGCGGCGCATTGTTTTCCATATTCGAGAACTGGATCGAGAAAGGCGATTTCGTGAAACTGCGTGAGCTGGCCGCTTCCTATCTCATTACACCGAAAGCAGGGAAGCTCCGCGATATCCGGCTCACCTTATCCGGCCGGAACTTGCTGTCCATCGACAACTACAGCGGATATGACCCTGAAGTGAACGCAGCCGGGCAGGACAATGCCGTGAGAGGATTCGATTTTGTGGAAGTGCCGCTGCCGAGAACTTTCCAGCTCGGGGTTAATGTAAATTTCTAA
- a CDS encoding RagB/SusD family nutrient uptake outer membrane protein yields MKKRSIYIGLTAALLTAGGCKLDYVNPNGPTDTEVVNSREGLLSLAVGMKQFYSTSAVQSLFTATAVTTRELKGVTTFTNVLELEAGGTALPTFNGNVLGVWSNMLRTMGMAESLINSSPAVLPTETDTQTGLVAFGKFFKAMSIGGLATAFEQFPIQTNVTGGATFVSRTVALQEAVKLLDEAATALGTTAPSAEFNTRVLGSDIVLLDCINAYRARYNMMLGNYAGALAAANAVNLNTKSQFKYINTIPGANPIYQQVQVSANFKARELFGLPEELTEPDDARLDFYLTTPDVEVGGETLKTLKGFFESITSPIPIYLPDEVRLLKAEAIIRSDGDLNVAKTHIDAVRTQAAGDPFGVNANLPAYSGLMTKPALLLEVYKQRCAELFLQGLRLEDSRRFERPAPPQNVNPVPTTYERTRNFYPYPDQERLTNPNTPVDPAI; encoded by the coding sequence ATGAAAAAGAGATCAATATATATAGGCTTGACTGCGGCGTTGCTCACCGCCGGAGGGTGCAAGCTGGATTATGTGAATCCAAACGGTCCTACGGACACCGAAGTGGTGAATAGCCGGGAGGGCCTGCTTTCGCTGGCTGTGGGGATGAAACAGTTTTATTCCACTTCTGCGGTACAGTCCCTGTTCACCGCTACGGCCGTAACAACCAGGGAGCTGAAAGGAGTGACCACATTTACCAATGTGCTGGAACTGGAAGCCGGCGGTACGGCATTGCCCACGTTCAACGGGAATGTGCTGGGCGTGTGGAGCAATATGCTTCGTACGATGGGTATGGCGGAAAGCCTCATCAACAGCTCACCGGCCGTATTGCCAACGGAAACGGATACACAGACCGGGCTGGTGGCCTTCGGCAAGTTTTTCAAGGCAATGTCCATCGGAGGGCTGGCAACGGCATTTGAGCAATTTCCGATCCAGACGAATGTAACAGGCGGGGCAACTTTTGTGTCGCGCACAGTAGCCTTGCAGGAAGCGGTAAAGTTGCTGGATGAAGCGGCCACGGCTCTGGGCACCACCGCCCCGTCTGCTGAATTCAATACCCGTGTGCTGGGGTCCGATATTGTGCTGCTCGATTGCATCAACGCCTACCGGGCAAGGTATAACATGATGCTGGGCAATTATGCCGGGGCTTTGGCCGCTGCCAATGCCGTCAACCTGAACACGAAATCGCAGTTCAAATACATCAATACCATACCTGGCGCCAATCCCATCTATCAACAGGTGCAGGTATCCGCCAACTTCAAGGCCCGCGAGCTCTTCGGCCTGCCGGAGGAACTCACGGAACCGGATGATGCCCGGCTGGATTTTTACCTGACCACTCCCGATGTGGAGGTAGGCGGCGAAACGCTGAAAACGCTGAAGGGATTTTTTGAAAGCATCACCAGTCCCATTCCGATTTACCTGCCTGATGAAGTGCGCCTGCTGAAAGCGGAAGCTATCATCCGCAGCGATGGGGACCTGAACGTAGCCAAAACACATATTGATGCCGTACGCACACAGGCCGCAGGCGATCCCTTCGGCGTGAATGCCAATCTGCCCGCTTACAGCGGTCTGATGACGAAGCCCGCCCTGTTGCTGGAAGTGTACAAGCAGCGCTGCGCGGAACTTTTCCTGCAGGGCCTCCGGCTGGAAGACAGCCGCAGGTTCGAAAGACCAGCACCGCCGCAGAACGTAAACCCGGTGCCCACCACTTACGAACGCACCCGGAACTTCTATCCTTATCCCGACCAGGAAAGGCTGACCAATCCGAACACACCGGTTGATCCGGCGATATAA
- a CDS encoding serine hydrolase, which produces MKKLITLLLLLSFAPGLQAQDKWSKARSSIVLLHNGDRMIPLVNPEEGRIAVISAERSRMFDSIAGKYAPVASFSISNDWDDMNDRLKLYRHIIVRLSPQTIFTRPLLDFIRERRAIVVIPGSRASLAYLQQVSTPVIWYPEDTPEGASAAAQAIFGGIATPQSKKTRLGYAAPETHGMAADSLARIDDIMAAAIAGRATPGGVVLVVKDGDVVFEKAWGHQTYSGTRAVRTDDLYDLASVTKIAATTPAVMKLYDEGRLSLQSPVSRYVARARTISDKKDIRIREALLHEAGYTPYIKHFEKLLPQDLSTDSSASYPVKVADGYYLRAGYFEEVMWPATLASPVLTRGKFVYSDVSMYMLREVIEKIVHRPMNEYLHDMLYRPLGLQTTGFLPRNRFDSTRIVPTTENDSWFRNMQLRGYAHDPGAAMAGGVSGHAGLFSDANDLAILYQMFLNQGVYGGKRYFKPATVALFTSRQSTVSHRGLGFDRPDPEKKYPSAYASSLSYGHSGYTGTFVWVDPSSKMICIILTNRVYPEVTDNVNTLLRLNTRGLILDQVYRSTGKKNNSSTK; this is translated from the coding sequence ATGAAAAAACTGATTACATTGTTGCTGTTGCTATCCTTCGCACCCGGCCTGCAGGCGCAGGACAAATGGTCGAAGGCCCGCAGCAGCATCGTATTGCTGCACAACGGCGATCGCATGATACCCCTGGTTAACCCGGAAGAAGGGCGCATAGCCGTTATCAGCGCCGAAAGAAGCCGGATGTTCGACAGTATTGCAGGGAAATACGCGCCGGTAGCGTCTTTCAGCATCAGTAACGACTGGGATGATATGAACGATCGCCTGAAGCTTTACCGGCACATCATCGTCCGTTTATCCCCCCAAACGATATTCACCCGTCCGCTGCTGGATTTCATCCGGGAGCGCAGGGCTATTGTGGTCATACCCGGCAGCCGCGCCAGCCTGGCTTATCTGCAGCAGGTATCCACACCTGTCATCTGGTATCCGGAGGATACGCCGGAAGGCGCTTCCGCTGCGGCGCAAGCCATCTTCGGCGGTATCGCCACACCGCAGTCCAAAAAGACCCGCCTCGGTTACGCAGCGCCCGAAACCCATGGTATGGCAGCGGATTCGCTGGCCCGTATCGATGATATTATGGCGGCCGCCATTGCAGGCCGGGCCACTCCCGGTGGTGTGGTGCTGGTGGTGAAAGACGGGGACGTGGTATTTGAAAAGGCCTGGGGCCATCAGACCTATTCCGGCACCAGGGCCGTTCGCACCGATGATCTGTATGATCTGGCCTCTGTTACCAAGATCGCGGCAACCACGCCTGCTGTGATGAAATTGTATGATGAAGGCCGCCTCAGCCTGCAATCCCCCGTCAGCCGCTACGTAGCCCGCGCCCGAACGATCAGCGACAAAAAAGATATCCGCATCCGGGAAGCCCTGCTGCATGAAGCCGGTTATACCCCCTATATCAAACATTTTGAAAAGCTGCTGCCGCAGGACCTCAGCACGGATTCCTCCGCATCGTATCCTGTAAAAGTGGCGGACGGCTATTATCTCCGCGCCGGCTATTTTGAAGAAGTGATGTGGCCCGCCACACTGGCATCGCCGGTGCTGACCCGGGGAAAGTTCGTGTACAGCGATGTAAGCATGTACATGCTGCGGGAGGTTATCGAAAAGATCGTTCACCGGCCGATGAACGAATACCTGCATGATATGCTTTACAGGCCGCTGGGATTGCAGACCACAGGTTTCCTTCCCCGCAACCGTTTTGACAGTACACGCATCGTTCCCACTACGGAAAACGACAGCTGGTTCCGCAATATGCAGCTGCGCGGTTATGCGCACGATCCCGGCGCCGCTATGGCAGGCGGGGTGAGCGGTCATGCCGGCCTGTTCTCCGACGCCAACGATCTTGCCATCCTGTACCAGATGTTCCTGAACCAGGGCGTGTATGGCGGCAAGCGTTATTTCAAGCCCGCTACGGTGGCTTTATTCACCTCCCGGCAATCAACGGTCAGCCACCGCGGCCTGGGATTCGACCGGCCCGATCCGGAGAAAAAATATCCTTCTGCATATGCATCTTCACTATCTTACGGTCACAGCGGCTATACCGGTACCTTTGTGTGGGTGGACCCGTCCAGTAAAATGATCTGTATCATACTGACGAACAGAGTATATCCTGAAGTGACGGATAATGTGAACACCCTGCTGCGTTTGAATACCCGCGGACTTATCCTGGACCAGGTGTACCGCTCGACAGGCAAAAAGAATAATTCATCAACAAAATAA
- a CDS encoding sodium:solute symporter, which produces MSPVILFSLVIVYFLLLLGVAWFTSRNANNESFFIGNRGSNWMLVAFGMIGTSLSGVTFVSVPGTVGIESFTYFQIVIGNLVGYGVVAFVLLPIYYRLQLTSIYNYLQGRLGFLSYKTGASFFILSRTLGATARLYLVVNVLHLTILQDFGMPFWVGAFVILLMILLYTFEGGVKTIVWTDMLQTACMLIGLVVCVVYILSDLGLSLEAGTKALADKGYSNIFITDPASKYFFVKQIVAGAFISITMTGMDQEMMQKNISVRTLKDSQKNMMTFAVIFMLVVLLFLFLGGLLHLFAESKGIAARGDALFPTIALEYMPGAVSIIFIIALISALFPSADGAITALTSSFCIDILGIQRDASLDDKKRKRIRQIVHLVFAAVFLLFVMAFKWMNNPSMIGLILKIAGYTYGPLLGLFAFGILTKRTVNDKLVPLVVIAAPAICFIIDAYQQHIFGGFQIGLELLFINGLLTFLGLCMIPARKVQP; this is translated from the coding sequence ATGTCTCCTGTAATCTTGTTTTCACTTGTCATCGTTTATTTTCTGTTGTTGCTCGGAGTAGCCTGGTTTACTTCCCGTAATGCGAACAATGAATCGTTTTTCATCGGAAACCGTGGTTCCAACTGGATGCTGGTAGCTTTTGGCATGATCGGCACCTCGCTGAGCGGCGTTACTTTCGTTAGCGTACCGGGCACTGTGGGCATAGAATCCTTTACCTATTTCCAGATCGTGATCGGGAACCTGGTCGGATACGGCGTAGTGGCATTCGTATTGCTGCCGATCTATTACCGGCTGCAGCTCACATCCATCTACAATTATTTACAGGGGCGGCTTGGATTTTTGTCTTACAAAACCGGTGCATCGTTCTTCATCCTTTCCCGCACGCTGGGCGCTACCGCCCGCCTGTACCTGGTGGTGAACGTATTGCATCTTACCATCCTGCAGGATTTTGGCATGCCTTTCTGGGTAGGGGCTTTCGTGATCCTGCTGATGATATTGCTGTACACTTTTGAAGGTGGTGTTAAGACCATTGTGTGGACGGATATGCTGCAAACGGCCTGTATGCTCATCGGTCTGGTGGTATGCGTGGTGTATATCCTCAGCGATCTTGGCCTTAGCCTGGAAGCCGGAACAAAAGCGCTGGCGGATAAAGGGTATTCCAATATTTTCATCACCGATCCTGCCAGCAAATATTTCTTTGTGAAGCAGATCGTGGCGGGCGCATTCATCTCTATTACAATGACCGGGATGGATCAGGAGATGATGCAGAAGAATATAAGCGTACGCACACTGAAAGATTCCCAGAAGAACATGATGACCTTCGCGGTGATCTTCATGCTGGTGGTATTGTTGTTCCTCTTCCTCGGCGGCCTGCTGCATCTTTTCGCGGAAAGCAAGGGGATAGCGGCTCGCGGGGATGCACTGTTTCCGACTATTGCGCTGGAATACATGCCGGGCGCCGTGTCCATCATCTTTATCATTGCATTGATTTCCGCTTTATTCCCCAGTGCGGATGGCGCTATTACTGCGCTGACTTCCTCATTCTGCATAGATATTCTGGGCATTCAGCGGGATGCTTCGCTGGATGATAAAAAGCGGAAACGTATCCGGCAGATCGTGCACCTGGTGTTTGCTGCAGTGTTCCTCCTGTTCGTAATGGCTTTCAAATGGATGAACAACCCGAGCATGATCGGGCTGATCCTGAAGATCGCGGGATATACCTACGGTCCGTTGCTGGGCCTTTTCGCATTCGGCATTCTCACTAAAAGAACGGTGAACGACAAACTGGTGCCGTTGGTTGTGATCGCTGCTCCCGCTATCTGTTTTATTATAGATGCATATCAGCAGCATATTTTCGGTGGGTTCCAGATAGGGCTGGAACTGCTCTTTATTAACGGGCTGCTGACTTTCCTCGGTCTTTGTATGATCCCTGCAAGGAAAGTGCAGCCATAA
- the murQ gene encoding N-acetylmuramic acid 6-phosphate etherase: protein MSPSTKAKFVKVTEQASRYRHLEKMSVKELLVNINTEDSGVPAAVAAAIPGIEAFVLAATDRMLAGGRLFYIGAGTSGRLGILDASECPPTYGVPFDLVIGLIAGGDNAIRRAVENAEDDTAQGWKDLQQYNISDKDVLLGIAASGTTPYVIGALQAGRELGVLTGSISCNPGSPVSEAAEFPIEVVVGPEFVTGSTRMKSGTAQKLVLNMISTSLMIQLGRVEDNKMVNMQLTNDKLVDRGVKMLMEKAGIPDYEAAKALLVQHGSVKRAMSAMGV from the coding sequence ATGAGCCCCTCAACAAAAGCAAAATTTGTAAAGGTAACGGAACAGGCATCCCGTTACCGGCATCTCGAAAAAATGAGCGTGAAGGAATTACTGGTGAATATCAATACAGAGGATAGCGGAGTGCCTGCCGCTGTTGCCGCAGCGATCCCCGGGATCGAGGCCTTTGTGCTGGCCGCAACGGACAGAATGCTGGCCGGTGGCCGTCTCTTTTATATCGGCGCGGGCACCAGCGGCAGGCTGGGTATCCTTGATGCCTCGGAATGCCCGCCAACTTATGGCGTACCGTTCGACCTGGTGATCGGCCTTATTGCGGGAGGCGATAATGCCATCCGCAGGGCGGTGGAAAATGCGGAGGATGATACTGCCCAGGGCTGGAAAGACCTGCAGCAGTACAATATTTCAGATAAAGATGTACTGTTGGGCATTGCCGCCAGCGGCACAACGCCCTATGTGATCGGGGCATTGCAGGCCGGCAGGGAGTTGGGTGTGCTGACCGGCAGTATTTCCTGCAACCCGGGAAGTCCCGTCAGCGAAGCGGCGGAATTTCCGATAGAAGTAGTGGTAGGGCCGGAGTTTGTGACCGGCAGCACCCGCATGAAAAGCGGCACCGCGCAGAAGCTCGTGCTGAACATGATATCCACTTCATTGATGATCCAGTTGGGCAGGGTGGAAGACAATAAGATGGTGAATATGCAGCTTACTAATGACAAGCTGGTGGACCGGGGGGTGAAGATGCTGATGGAAAAAGCCGGCATCCCGGATTATGAAGCAGCAAAAGCGTTGCTGGTGCAGCATGGCTCCGTAAAAAGGGCAATGAGCGCAATGGGCGTTTGA